A portion of the Gossypium arboreum isolate Shixiya-1 chromosome 8, ASM2569848v2, whole genome shotgun sequence genome contains these proteins:
- the LOC128296417 gene encoding COP1-interactive protein 1-like isoform X2, translated as MEQLEMSKADVDKKVERILKLIKRRNRGKKDQELVGLVEDFHKQYQLLYAQYDHLIRQPGKQAREGNGNGNGSCSYHASSSDSEYYSSEDVEINTALSNNRSSFRRTVTNMGEELKKAYAEVADLKHQLASRKKEKEALDSDHRAALSKIQETETMNADLRNEMDGLEERLFALGTVPKGQVAEQLAGLITELESHHKKKSGLEAELCGKLAELEQQRETNKALLVHISEEGVAERMEQIKDNENNLTSKIEDSMARELESVRSRNTELEMVLERKSTEVSQYLIQVKTLKEELARKSDVEQIMAEEKEALQVQVMDLESEVDALRKQKNKPEDEVKSKLGEINHLREEKGQLNARILELKTLYRERSLEEDRKCKRANETAKMKAEVNLLQPKLDSLKAEQSSLECQITNQQTTTKEKDNNKSMPLKTRLVRRLSLGNITNLNYHNLERKMEDLAVEFGKKIDDGIRLLYQRIKIAERIQHENTQIFKLTRERLQQEIETLYLDNEALQQRVGTIDYELRTLKDTMEAEKAAMAGLNAMMDKLEDERNYLTPNVTDEGVSVIDECEQAKSNVEILVAEMQKENEEELLREKVMSLEAKLSEEGEEKLTMLKEMRELEQKMREMHEENELLRERVMNLKAKLSEEGEEMLKALKAMSELEKLSKEKDEILSDREEEKREAIRQLCLLIDYHRTCSDHLKKSISTVTLTLRNKKMK; from the exons ATGGAGCAATTGGAAATGTCGAAAGCAG ACGTAGACAAGAAGGTAGAAAGAATCTTGAAACTTATTAAGAGGAGAAACAGAGGGAAAAAGGACCAAGAACTTGTTGGACTTGTAGAAGACTTTCACAAACAGTATCAATTGCTGTATGCACAGTATGATCATCTTATACGACAGCCTGGAAAGCAAGCTCGCGAAGGAAACGGAAACGGAAACGGAAGTTGTTCTTATCATGCCTCCAGCTCGGATTCCGAATATTATTCCTCCGAGGATGTAGAAATTAACACCGCACTCAGTAACAATAGAAGTTCCTTTAGAAGGACGGTAACCAACATGGGGGAGGAACTTAAAAAGGCATACGCCGAGGTTGCTGACCTGAAACATCAATTGGCCTCTAGGAAAAAAGAGAAGGAAGCTTTAGATTCGGACCATCGGGCTGCTTTAAGTAAAATCCAAGAAACAGAAACCATGAATGCAGATTTGAGAAACGAAATGGATGGGCTAGAAGAGAGACTTTTTGCTCTTGGAACAGTGCCTAAGGGACAGGTAGCAGAGCAGTTAGCTGGATTGATAACTGAGCTTGAATCTCACCACAAGAAGAAAAGTGGATTGGAAGCTGAGCTTTGTGGTAAGCTAGCTGAACTGGAACAGCAAAGAGAGACAAACAAGGCGCTGCTTGTGCACATCTCGGAGGAAGGAGTAGCGGAACGCATGGAGCAAATCAAGGACAATGAAAACAATTTAACATCAAAAATTGAGGATTCCATGGCTCGG GAATTGGAATCGGTACGTAGCCGGAACACTGAATTAGAAATGGTCCTAGAGAGGAAATCCACAGAGGTTTCCCAGTATCTGATTCAAGTGAAAACCTTGAAAGAGGAATTAGCAAGAAAGAGTGACGTGGAGCAGATAATGGCAGAAGAAAAAGAAGCCCTACAGGTGCAGGTGATGGATTTGGAATCTGAGGTGGATGCCCTCCGCAAACAGAAGAATAAACCAGAAGACGAAGTGAAGAGTAAACTTGGTGAAATCAATCACTTGAGAGAGGAAAAAGGTCAACTGAATGCTAGGATTCTAGAACTGAAGACATTATATCGAGAGAGAAGCCTTGAGGAGGACAGGAAATGTAAAAGGGCTAACGAAACTGCTAAGATGAAAGCGGAGGTTAACCTTCTGCAGCCCAAGTTGGATTCCCTGAAGGCGGAGCAAAGCTCGTTGGAGTGTCAGATTACAAATCAGCAAACAACGACAAAAGAGAAAGACAATAACAAATCTATGCCGCTCAAAACTAGGCTGGTCAGACGATTGTCGCTAGGAAATATTACTAATCTTAATTACCATAATCTAGAAAGGAAGATGGAGGATTTAGCAGTAGAATTCGGCAAGAAAATTGATGATGGCATCCGTCTTTTGTACCAGAGGATCAAAATTGCTGAAAGGATACAGCACGAGAACACACAGATTTTCAAGTTAACAAGAGAGAGGCTCCAACAAGAAATCGAAACACTCTACCTAGACAATGAAGCACTCCAACAAAGGGTGGGCACAATTGATTATGAGCTCAGGACATTGAAGGATACAATGGAGGCAGAAAAAGCCGCAATGGCGGGATTGAATGCGATGATGGATAAGTTAGAAGACGAGAGGAATTACCTGACCCCCAATGTGACAGACGAAGGTGTTTCTGTAATCGACGAATGTGAACAGGCCAAGAGTAACGTGGAAATATTGGTGGCAGAAATGCAGAAGGAAAATGAGGAAGAGTTGTTAAGGGAGAAAGTGATGAGTTTGGAGGCTAAGTTGAGCGAGGAAGGAGAAGAAAAGTTGACGATGTTGAAAGAGATGAGGGAGCTTGAGCAAAAGATGAGAGAAATGCATGAGGAAAACGAGTTGTTAAGAGAGAGAGTGATGAACTTGAAAGCCAAGTTGAGTGAAGAAGGAGAAGAAATGTTGAAGGCGTTGAAAGCAATGAGTGAATTGGAGAAGCTTTCCAAAGAAAAAGATGAGATATTGTCGGATCGTGAAGAAGAGAAGAGAGAAGCCATAAGGCAGCTTTGCCTCTTGATCGACTACCACCGCACCTGCTCAGACCATCTCAAGAAATCTATCTCAACCGTAACTCTTACCCTTAGAAACAAGAAAATGAAATGA
- the LOC128296417 gene encoding COP1-interactive protein 1-like isoform X1, translating into MEQLEMSKADVDKKVERILKLIKRRNRGKKDQELVGLVEDFHKQYQLLYAQYDHLIRQPGKQAREGNGNGNGSCSYHASSSDSEYYSSEDVEINTALSNNRSSFRRTVTNMGEELKKAYAEVADLKHQLASRKKEKEALDSDHRAALSKIQETETMNADLRNEMDGLEERLFALGTVPKGQVAEQLAGLITELESHHKKKSGLEAELCGKLAELEQQRETNKALLVHISEEGVAERMEQIKDNENNLTSKIEDSMARVSNLKNEVDYLRSQKCESFDEVNIMKQELESVRSRNTELEMVLERKSTEVSQYLIQVKTLKEELARKSDVEQIMAEEKEALQVQVMDLESEVDALRKQKNKPEDEVKSKLGEINHLREEKGQLNARILELKTLYRERSLEEDRKCKRANETAKMKAEVNLLQPKLDSLKAEQSSLECQITNQQTTTKEKDNNKSMPLKTRLVRRLSLGNITNLNYHNLERKMEDLAVEFGKKIDDGIRLLYQRIKIAERIQHENTQIFKLTRERLQQEIETLYLDNEALQQRVGTIDYELRTLKDTMEAEKAAMAGLNAMMDKLEDERNYLTPNVTDEGVSVIDECEQAKSNVEILVAEMQKENEEELLREKVMSLEAKLSEEGEEKLTMLKEMRELEQKMREMHEENELLRERVMNLKAKLSEEGEEMLKALKAMSELEKLSKEKDEILSDREEEKREAIRQLCLLIDYHRTCSDHLKKSISTVTLTLRNKKMK; encoded by the exons ATGGAGCAATTGGAAATGTCGAAAGCAG ACGTAGACAAGAAGGTAGAAAGAATCTTGAAACTTATTAAGAGGAGAAACAGAGGGAAAAAGGACCAAGAACTTGTTGGACTTGTAGAAGACTTTCACAAACAGTATCAATTGCTGTATGCACAGTATGATCATCTTATACGACAGCCTGGAAAGCAAGCTCGCGAAGGAAACGGAAACGGAAACGGAAGTTGTTCTTATCATGCCTCCAGCTCGGATTCCGAATATTATTCCTCCGAGGATGTAGAAATTAACACCGCACTCAGTAACAATAGAAGTTCCTTTAGAAGGACGGTAACCAACATGGGGGAGGAACTTAAAAAGGCATACGCCGAGGTTGCTGACCTGAAACATCAATTGGCCTCTAGGAAAAAAGAGAAGGAAGCTTTAGATTCGGACCATCGGGCTGCTTTAAGTAAAATCCAAGAAACAGAAACCATGAATGCAGATTTGAGAAACGAAATGGATGGGCTAGAAGAGAGACTTTTTGCTCTTGGAACAGTGCCTAAGGGACAGGTAGCAGAGCAGTTAGCTGGATTGATAACTGAGCTTGAATCTCACCACAAGAAGAAAAGTGGATTGGAAGCTGAGCTTTGTGGTAAGCTAGCTGAACTGGAACAGCAAAGAGAGACAAACAAGGCGCTGCTTGTGCACATCTCGGAGGAAGGAGTAGCGGAACGCATGGAGCAAATCAAGGACAATGAAAACAATTTAACATCAAAAATTGAGGATTCCATGGCTCGGGTCAGTAATCTGAAAAACGAAGTGGACTAtttacgatctcaaaaatgtgaaTCATTTGATGAGGTAAATATAATGAAGCAGGAATTGGAATCGGTACGTAGCCGGAACACTGAATTAGAAATGGTCCTAGAGAGGAAATCCACAGAGGTTTCCCAGTATCTGATTCAAGTGAAAACCTTGAAAGAGGAATTAGCAAGAAAGAGTGACGTGGAGCAGATAATGGCAGAAGAAAAAGAAGCCCTACAGGTGCAGGTGATGGATTTGGAATCTGAGGTGGATGCCCTCCGCAAACAGAAGAATAAACCAGAAGACGAAGTGAAGAGTAAACTTGGTGAAATCAATCACTTGAGAGAGGAAAAAGGTCAACTGAATGCTAGGATTCTAGAACTGAAGACATTATATCGAGAGAGAAGCCTTGAGGAGGACAGGAAATGTAAAAGGGCTAACGAAACTGCTAAGATGAAAGCGGAGGTTAACCTTCTGCAGCCCAAGTTGGATTCCCTGAAGGCGGAGCAAAGCTCGTTGGAGTGTCAGATTACAAATCAGCAAACAACGACAAAAGAGAAAGACAATAACAAATCTATGCCGCTCAAAACTAGGCTGGTCAGACGATTGTCGCTAGGAAATATTACTAATCTTAATTACCATAATCTAGAAAGGAAGATGGAGGATTTAGCAGTAGAATTCGGCAAGAAAATTGATGATGGCATCCGTCTTTTGTACCAGAGGATCAAAATTGCTGAAAGGATACAGCACGAGAACACACAGATTTTCAAGTTAACAAGAGAGAGGCTCCAACAAGAAATCGAAACACTCTACCTAGACAATGAAGCACTCCAACAAAGGGTGGGCACAATTGATTATGAGCTCAGGACATTGAAGGATACAATGGAGGCAGAAAAAGCCGCAATGGCGGGATTGAATGCGATGATGGATAAGTTAGAAGACGAGAGGAATTACCTGACCCCCAATGTGACAGACGAAGGTGTTTCTGTAATCGACGAATGTGAACAGGCCAAGAGTAACGTGGAAATATTGGTGGCAGAAATGCAGAAGGAAAATGAGGAAGAGTTGTTAAGGGAGAAAGTGATGAGTTTGGAGGCTAAGTTGAGCGAGGAAGGAGAAGAAAAGTTGACGATGTTGAAAGAGATGAGGGAGCTTGAGCAAAAGATGAGAGAAATGCATGAGGAAAACGAGTTGTTAAGAGAGAGAGTGATGAACTTGAAAGCCAAGTTGAGTGAAGAAGGAGAAGAAATGTTGAAGGCGTTGAAAGCAATGAGTGAATTGGAGAAGCTTTCCAAAGAAAAAGATGAGATATTGTCGGATCGTGAAGAAGAGAAGAGAGAAGCCATAAGGCAGCTTTGCCTCTTGATCGACTACCACCGCACCTGCTCAGACCATCTCAAGAAATCTATCTCAACCGTAACTCTTACCCTTAGAAACAAGAAAATGAAATGA